ATTGATGGTCCACCCAAGATGGGAACTCCCTGAATGCAGTGGTGGATGGATCAACTGCACCTCTAAACATTCCAATTCTAGTTTCATAGGTATTACGGACATCAATTACCATCTGATACAGCCCAAGAGAAAAACATGGTTGATAGAAGACAATAAGAACATCAtctagaagaaaataaataaacaaaactgTGTTTCTGGAACTAAGGTTCATAGTACAAAAACTGTCATGTCTAAAATTAAAACAGTAGGACAGAACCAGTCAGCAAAAGCACTAGTACTTTCTAGATGTTTGCATTAACACATTGATTCAAAAGAAAACTGGTTTAAGACAACAtgttatattaataataattttagtgaAGCACAGAGGAAACATTCACCTCATTAACCTGAATGAAAGAGCACAAGTGAACGCTGGTAATACATCAGACACTTGAATGACAACAGCATTTTCACACAAAACTACACAAGAAAACTAAATAAAtcgatttccaaaatcctgataaCATAGTGGATGAAGAATCAACTTGCCACTAGGAACTTCTGAAGTGCACCGGAGGAGAAAATAAagcttgcaaagatttatatagagAGGCTGTGCAGAGGTATTATTACTTTCAATTCTTGCTATATTCCCTTGCTTTCAGTATTCACTCACTTAGTAAGATAGTAAATTAGTAACAGCTAGAAGCATTTCCCAGTTTAGCTGTAATTAAGAAAGATGATCTTATTGACCATTATTTCCACTTCCATTTGTTCAATATGAATAAACaataaatacacacacacacacacacacacacacacacatatatatatacatatatactggTAAAGCAATATAGCAAATTGAAACTTCAAGCTACTCACAGTATCTGGGTCACTTATCAATGTGTTCCAATCCTTTGGCTTTACATATTGGCCTACCATCTTGGTCGGCATTACTCTTGGATCTCCAAAAGAAACAATCTAAAAATATGAATACAGCATCATCATAAAACACAATGTGAGTTTTATTtggaaaaaaatcaacaaagttAGAAAACAAAAAGCTCACAGCTTTCCTCAATTTACATGAGGATGAAGGAAGATTCTTTCAAGTCGACCAACAATACCTCTTGCTTCAGCTTGACTCGAACATGATCCCACCGAAATGGTGCATCTTCACCTGCACCAAGGGGGGAATGGCTAGTATGTCCATGGTGGATAGCCTCATCCTCAGGACTAACAGGTGACTCCACTAATCTAAGGCCCTTCAGTCGCTCATCAGACTGAATAAATTTCAAAACCTTCTCCACTGATGCTGGTGTCCCGCATATGCTGCCGTTTATTCCTTCTGGTGCAAGAATAATACCTCCTGAGACACGCTGAGCAGAATCAGCTATGTGAGTTATAATTCCGACTTGCATGAAAGTGTACTTGTGGCAGAAAGAAAGAGAGCATCTACTTTATGATGTTGATGAAACATAAGACAGTCGCGTAGTAAATATAAATGGTAATGTCCTTCTGGAAGGGCTAACAAGTGCAATCTATCTGCCGCCCGTCAGTCTTCATAAAGACATTTGTTACCACTCAGTTGACTATCTACCCAAAGGGCTTCACCATTTTATGATTATAAGGTGTTTTGCCATCATCAAACACATCCATCTAACCTTTGCCCCTAAGGTGGGAAGCATATTCATGGTGATCATCTTGGTGACATTTACTCTTGGCTAGTCAATGATTCGTGTTTCAACTAGTACATAGATCTCATGTGAATTAATCACCTAAGCTCCTGCTAGTTATTCTTGATGTTTAGACTCTGAACGTTTATAGTTTGGTGGCTGAATCCCCTTCTTCAACAGAATTTACTATTACAACAGTAGTTTGATTCTGACATTGATCAACATTCTAATTTTTTACCCTTGTAAAAGTCTGTCACAGTGGCACCTGAAAATATAGGTCCAATACATATATCCATCTATGTCTTCTCATATAAAATCACCTGATTGAATCTGCAGGTTCTGTATTTTGCCATCAAGTAGTAATATCTAATTACCTTCAATTTAAAAGTAGTAGTTAATTGTATATTTATCATAAATCTTACAAAAATGAACATGCTTGcccttttttacaaaaaaaagatAGTAGATATATCCTCTTTTCTTTTAAACAGACATTTATTTCATAACTATTATTACTACATCTCATGGTTTTCTTTATTCATCAAATTTAGAACTCCTTTATGGACCAATATAGCATACTAAAATCCTTAACTATGTGCCACATGCATTAATTAGATTACGCCTGTGATAGCCAGAATACAAACCTAGTAAACTTTTTATTCCGGTCTTTAAGTTAACACATGCTGGTACAATTAACCTAATTGGGTTTACTCATATCAACAAGGAATATGGCTTTCCTCTAAAACAATGTATCCTGGGCTGAACTTTGCTTTTCAAGTCAGTGGCATACCCTATTTAGTCAAAATATAGTAAAGGAGTTCATAAGCATCCAAGTCCAAATGAGTTTGTCTTTTCATAAGTGTTGATTTAGGCACTTCTATGGACGCATATTCTCAACCATGAATCTTAACTCTCTAACTAAGATGGACTTGCATTGTCCTCTAAACCTATAGTTTTTTATCCAAATAGCAAGATAAGCATTCACATCCTGtacaagtcaatcttttaatttaaacaaataattttaatgttctacATCTCAAGTAAAATTTCATATCTACTAAAATTACTCGATTGTTTATACGAACAATATTTTGGGTGGTTAAGTCAGCATATCCTTTACTATTCTGCGATTTCCTTTTCTTCCATTATACTTGGACAGACAAACATATGCACCTGACGTCTATCAACTACAAAAGACAAGAAACATCTAAAATTGTAATTTAAATTCCTCTAGTTGTTTCCTTTTAGCATGCATTCCAagataataacaaaagaaaatgacACATCATTAGCATACATGacggaaagaagaagaaaatttttgcACAGTAGTACATAAAATCTTAGGGATTCCACATCAATCCCCTAAATCTCACATGTGTATATTAGCCCCTGAAATCCCTAATCACGTCTATTCTTGGTTTCGAATCTGCTTGTTCTTTGCAAGCTTTCATAAATAGGAAGCACCCAAAGAAAGGAAATAAACCATTGTGAACAATGACATCCGAAAGATTTCATGAGGTCACACAGCATGGCACCAGACATCACTCACATTCAGGAACAGAAAAGAACCAAAAGGACAATTTATATGCTAAGATAACACGAAATCAAAAATTCAAGAACGGTCGGAACGCACGAAGAGGTGAGATATTTCCACTTACCACGTCCTCGCAAAGATCTTTCAGTGGCTGCCGCATTGCGGCATGGTCCGGAAAATCCGCGAACCTGTAGAAGGACACTACCACGAGAAGGGGGGCCGGACCGTCCGCAGCCTCGGACGAGCTCAAGGCGGCGACCGACGAGGTAATTCCCCTGGCTCCAGAGAGGACTCGCGGTGCGGCGATCTGGAGGCTCCGGGGACTCGGAATGAATGGGTTAGGGCCGGAGAGATTGAGGGTGTGGTGGTGGTGAGGGGTCACGGTTTTCTCCGCCCCCGAGGCCATGGGGAGAGGGAATCCacaagggttagggttgggtttcaCGGAGGGGCGAGAGAGCATTCTCAGTAGAGCCGCGGCCGCGCCCCTACCGCAACTGCTCTTGGAGAAGGCGAGCGGCGGCGAAGATAACATTAGACTCCGTTTCCCACTGATCACAGAGGAAACGGATTCCTTGAATCCTTTTTGTGGCTCTTATTGGGTTAGACCCGCTTTCCTAGTGGGCTCCACCCGTTATTTAAACGGGTTAAAACCCATAGCAAATCCGCATTAGAATTGACACAGGGAAAATGGATTCAAGAAGCAGCATATCGGATCCAAAATTGGACTCCATTAGTCAGCTATCACAATAGTCTGCTGCGTGCAGCTTGCACtgtacatgaagaagaagaagaagaagggcatCTGTAGCCCACTGGCTTCAGAGGTGCAACTCTCAACCTGCAACCTCATAGCCACACAAACTTATACTAGCTTTACACCATGAGAGAACTGTGAGCAAGTCCAAGTCTTCTGAACCTGAGTTCTTCTACAGGAAGAAACAATCAGAGTCGACGCCAAGCAGACTCTCCCACTCAAGCAGGCCCTCCATGAACTCCATCTCCACACTGCTGGTAGGAGCCTGGAACCCGGAAGTCACATCGCCATGgtcatgacctgcaagtggagcaaCTGGTGCAGCGACTGCAGGGTTCGAGGTAGCCGCCGGCGATGAGCTGACGGTGGTCAGATTGCTCAGTACCTCTTCATCGCACTCCTTTTTGAGAGAAGGATGTGGGGCTTCTCGTGTAATCTTCTCTGAGTCTGCTCCAAAGCTAATCAGATGGGAGGAGTTCCCGGAGTCCATGGCTGAGATGATAACCTGAGGGGCCATGGAGGGACTCTTGCATGTGTGCTCACCCAAGTAGGTGACGATGTAAGTGGAGGGATCATCCTGTGATTTCTGGACCTGCCTGACGGCCATGCAACCTTGATCATGCTTGTGGGTGCATCTGAAGTAGCTCCTGCAACATCAGAACCAGCAGTGTCATCAACTCAGTTCCTCCATTGCCATGACAGTCTTGGCAATCTCAAACAGTAGTTTGATGGCAAATAGGAAGTACCTTGGATATTTGGCACTTTGGATAACCTTCTGCCCATATTTCCTCCATGTGTGGCCATCATCCAAAGACGATGATATGACCTTTGTCCATGAATATGGCCGTGATCTGCAAGCCAAAATAACATATATGCTTCAATATATGTCTAAGAAATGTATCTATACGACACAAAAACTAAGATTAGGTTGCAATCTAATCTAACCTATCTACTATAGATAAGACAAACAAGGAAGCAAAGGAAGTCACCTTCTCCTGCAAAGTCTTCTCCTCTCTCCCACCGAGCTGATCTTACTCTTCCCACCTGAGATCTCGCGCAGCTGATCCTCTCCGGTGTCAGCCACCGCCGCTGTCTCCTCAAAGACGGCTAAGGTGAGAGCTCTCGATACCGAATCCATGAGCTCATCGAAGGTGGACTTGGCCGCTGCATGCTCGAAAAACAAAGGTCGTAGCATGACGCCGAGATGCGCGGCGGTCTCCCGGATTCTGATCAAGCTCTGGACCGCTGGCCGGTCGGCCACCGATGAGGCCGCTACCTTCGTGGGGGACGACGACATAGCCTGATCGATCCTTCCTCCCCTGTTCACCTAGACGACTTGTCGATTAAGCTGCAAGGGAAATGAGAGGGAGGTGTTCATCTACTTATATAGAGAGTTGTCGTTCTGAAGGAAAATTCACGGAAATACATGGCTAGAGGAAGCTACAAGGAAGAGAGGGCGACGTCGAGCAGTCTAGTTCACAGGCGTCATCTCTATCGTCAGTGGGATGACGACTCGAGGGTGAGCTTACGCTGCAGCCGATGGATACGTCGTGGCGGGTTCGTCGAAATCAAGCACAGCGCAAGTTGGGTGTTCTCATATCCACAAGTCTCGGAAAGTAACAGGAAAAGGAAGCCACTCAAGTGTGAATGCAAAGAGAGCCTACATCACGATACACTTCTCAGATCAGCAGGTTTCAGCTTTGTCTTCGATGAGTGTCAGTAGAGTTTCTTGCGCGTGCCATAGGTTAACTCTGCATCTGATTGGTTGATTAGATCCGCACGAACGAGACTTCTTTAATCCTTGGCTTGTGTTCTTTTCCGATGCTTCAATGGTGACAATCTTCAAGTTTCTTCACGGAAGCTTCTTGGAAGGGAATAAAAAGAGTACAAAACCTATGAGAGCAGGTGGCATTTGTCCATGAACGGACAAAGGAAAAGCCAAGAGTGGGGCAGATGCAGGGGGCGACAAGGCAGAAACTAGTTGCCATGGAGACAAGGAGAACTCTGGATGAGAGAGATTTGTGGACTCAAACCATCATGAGGAGATAAGGATGAGGAATACTGCATCTAACATGCATGAGAAGGTACAATGTGAAGTCCCTTTCAACTTTCAATGTATGAGAAGTTTTCCTCTCTGTGTTACCTTTCAACAGTCTGCTCTTTCAATTCATTCGGCTTTAGAATAATTTAACTATTGATAAGgacacgcatatatatatatatatacacatgtatatatcacTAACGGAGTTAGGTGTTGCCACTTGTGACGCACGAGCCCACTTTAGTCTCGCCTCCTACTAACCCGTCAAATCTAACGATTTCCGTCAAATGTACCGTCAAGAATCACGGCTTCACCGTCAAACGCGGCCGTCGTCGAACCCCCTTTGCGGTGGCCCACCCCTGCTCCTGCTAGAGAAGGCTTTGCTGGGCCTCTCCGAGGAGGTGACGCTCGCCAGCGTCGAATTCAAGCTCCTGATGTACACCAACATGCATCTGATCATGTTCAACTACGGCTTCCAGGACATGCTCGAGGCTGCTGACGGTCTTGTAATCTCTGAAAGGAAGTACTCATCGACTCGCGACAAAAGGTGATAAGAAGGCCTTGCTTATTTGATCTGCAACATTGCTCATGTGGAAGAAGGCAAAGCGGGATGTGATGGTACTTCAATGCAGCTCCATGTTCGCAGTGCTGTGTCTGCTTTATGAGAAAAGGAACATGAGAAGAGAAGAAATCTTGCCTTCCTGTTCTTTTCTCTCCTTTTTGGTGGGATCACAACTCCACAAACCGACCAAATCTTGTGTGCTATGACTAAAGAAAGGATCCAAGAAGAAAGTTGAAGGCACgaaagcaacagcagcagcaacaacaacaaccaatCCCCACATTTTGGGATCTATCAGGTAGATGATATGAAGCACATTTTAAGTACAATCACGAAGCTTTTCAGCAAAAATCTACAATTAGAGAGCTGGGATTTCCAACCAGTACTACTTCTTTTCATCAGTTCTTGTATTTGTGTATATATGATTGAGAAATTGTGTTAGAGTTTTCTATATATTAATTTACGTTGTTTTTGTGAAAGCTTTACTGTACTTATTTGATGTTTCATGTCTCATTAGTTTATTTGATCCAgtattcctcttcccttcttcccTCAGGTTTTGCTGCTTATCAGCTAACGAGTGCGTTAACCTTGAGCTGCTTGTAATATTAATGGTTTTAAGGTGGGGAGGAAAAAGGGACAGTTGAAAGGCAAAGTAGGTTGGCATGCAAACATACATCTCAATTTAAGAAAGTGAACACATGCATTAGGAAGTGTGGAGAAGCATAATTTCTTGTTATGCCCCCTCCAGAAGGAATCCAGTTGAGAGGGCATTCTTCAGCCCATGTTGCAGCTTGTCATGGTGAATTGCTGCACAAAGATGAAGCTgtggttctttttctttttctgcttCTTGTTACTTTATTGATGTGCTTGAGAAGGGCAGGGTGGGGAGGATGGTGTGATGATGCACAAGCTTCCTGTCTAAATTATGGTGGAGGAGTGCTACATATCTTGACCTTGGATTCTAGGAGCTAATGAAATAGGGATGGCTTTTACCTTGTGTTGCCCAACATAAGTTGCATTCCTAGAGATCTTGGTCTCTTATTCTAAATCTATGTGAACATTTGCTTTCTAG
The window above is part of the Musa acuminata AAA Group cultivar baxijiao chromosome BXJ2-6, Cavendish_Baxijiao_AAA, whole genome shotgun sequence genome. Proteins encoded here:
- the LOC135614924 gene encoding rhodanese-like domain-containing protein 7, with the translated sequence MLSSPPLAFSKSSCGRGAAAALLRMLSRPSVKPNPNPCGFPLPMASGAEKTVTPHHHHTLNLSGPNPFIPSPRSLQIAAPRVLSGARGITSSVAALSSSEAADGPAPLLVVVSFYRFADFPDHAAMRQPLKDLCEDVRVSGGIILAPEGINGSICGTPASVEKVLKFIQSDERLKGLRLVESPVSPEDEAIHHGHTSHSPLGAGEDAPFRWDHVRVKLKQEIVSFGDPRVMPTKMVGQYVKPKDWNTLISDPDTMVIDVRNTYETRIGMFRGAVDPSTTAFREFPSWVDHQFQLVKTESHQSDYTADNIGELKETQIQERTKLPRVAMYCTGGIRCEKASSFLLSKGFKEVYHLEGGILKYLEEVPRAESLWDGECFVFDKRVSVEHGLVHGTYKLCYGCKQPVSDADMEAPEWEYGVSCPHCFSTKSEEEKERARARQRQFDAWGIIGGPDKGHRNRDGVVKHLSGSL
- the LOC135614927 gene encoding transcription factor WRKY45-2-like is translated as MSSSPTKVAASSVADRPAVQSLIRIRETAAHLGVMLRPLFFEHAAAKSTFDELMDSVSRALTLAVFEETAAVADTGEDQLREISGGKSKISSVGERRRLCRRRSRPYSWTKVISSSLDDGHTWRKYGQKVIQSAKYPRSYFRCTHKHDQGCMAVRQVQKSQDDPSTYIVTYLGEHTCKSPSMAPQVIISAMDSGNSSHLISFGADSEKITREAPHPSLKKECDEEVLSNLTTVSSSPAATSNPAVAAPVAPLAGHDHGDVTSGFQAPTSSVEMEFMEGLLEWESLLGVDSDCFFL